TCCGCAGGTCAATCTCTTTCCTGACAGATTGTTTTTCTTCAGGTATCATACAATCGCGATCCATTCAGATGGTACTGTTTGGGCATGGGGTCATAACGGATACGGTCAGTTAGGGAACAAGGCCAATATGGATTGCAATACCTCTGTAAAGGTAAAAAGTCTTTTTAAGGAATTAAGTTATATTACTGACATTTCAAGCGGAAGCTTCCATTCAGTGGCGTTAAAATCTGATGGAACAGTTTATTCCTAGGGACGGAACGAATGTGCTTGCACATAAATAAATCGATTTCGTATTATTTCAGCGACTTTCAAAACAATCAATATGGTGATTGTTGTTATTATAATAAAACAAGAAAAAGATCTTAATAACCCTGTTCGCTTGATTATGACAAAAAAAGAAATTTCAATAATAATCCCCACGCTGAATGAGGAAAAGACTCTTGCGAGATGTCTTGAAAGCATTGCGGGTAATTCTGATATTGAAATAATAGTTTCCGATGGCGGGAGCACGGATGAAACGCGAGAAATTATTAAACGGCACAAAGATGTCAAAGTCGTTTCTTCTCTGAAGGGACGCGGTGTTCAGATGAATACAGGCGCATCATATTCCAATGGAGAGATCCTTCTTTTTCTCCATGCCGATTGCATCATATCGCCAAGAGCTCTTTTGAATATCGGGGATGTTTTTCAAAATAAAAAAATTGTAGGTGGCGCGTTCAGAATAAAATTATTGTCTGACAAACTTCCCTACCGGTTCATTGAAACGGGAATAAACCTTCGCTCAAAGCTATTCAAATTGCCGTATGGAGATCAGGGGTTGTTCGTAAAGAGGTCTGTCTTTATGGAAATAGGTTGTTTTAAGAAAATGAATGTCTGTGAAGATTTGGATTTTATCTATCGACTCAAGAAACGCGGGAAAATAGCGATCCTTGATGAAAAGATTTTGTCCTCAGTAAGAAGATGGGAAATGAATGGCATTGTGCGCACCACTTTCAGAAATCAATTCTTATTAGCTTCATATGTCATAAGACAAAAGGCGTTCAATTTTTTTATCTTCTTCCGGAAATGAAGTCGCGAACGGCCAAAAGGACTCACGATGTTTTATTTCAACCATTGTGTTAAATCCTTTTGAATCAAGTTCTGGAGTTTTAAAATTTTATAAACATTGCTCTGTTTCTTTTCCGTTTCTGCAAAAGAGAAAAAACATGGCTCTTTATTCTTTGGCATATATATCTGAGAATGCTTTTTTAGATACGCATAAAGAGAAGTGGTTCTAAGGTGAACGGTATTCCATACGTTTGAGACAATCCCATAAGTATCAGTGTGATGACGAATAATAACCCGAAGAAAACAAGCATCTTCGATCGAATACTGAAAAGAAATCTTTTTCTCGTCGGAGCGTATAAGTGTTTGTTGTTTGTCTTGTTCTTCATAGATTCAATGAATGGTGTAATAAAAATTGCTTTGTTTATGATACAATGCGTGGTTTATAATCGAATAGCATCTTAGGCGCCTTGAAAAAAACATGAAAAAAATGAAACGATATCACATGGAGATTCCCTTGTCATTCCATACCATTCAGGACCCCAGAGGCTTTCGCGCGCGTATCGCTGGTAGAATTCAGAGATGACAAAATTCAGAGTGGAGTCGAGAAATTATGAGGAAAAAAAATGAATAAGGCGACATTTTTTTTACTGATACCTCTTTTTTTTATGTTTAATTCCACAGTTTGGGGGAAGAGCGGCATACAGGATGTTGTTTGTGGATATCAAAGTCTTGCCGCTCTAAGGCATGCGCAGTGGGGTGTCTATGCCGAATATGCTGACACGGGAGACACGATTGTTTCCCTCAACGATGATAAAAGTCTGGCTCCTGCCTCTGTTTTAAAAGTGATAACGACGGGGAGTTCCTTAGTTTCTCTTGGAAAAAATTTCCGGTTTAAGACAGCTCTTTACTATGACGGAGAGATTTCGGAAAAGGGAGTATTGCAGGGTAATATTTATGTTGTTGGGGGAGGAGATCCCACACTGGGTTCCGATCAAGTGCCAGGCTCGCTCGCATTGGATGAGTTGATGAAAGTCTGGGTTGATGCCGTCAAAAAAAAAGGTATTTTACGGATTAACGGGAAATTAGTGGCAGACGCCACCCTTTTTGACGAAAAAACCATTCCGGACTTCTGGTATTGGGGAGATGTTGGTAATTATTACGGCGCTGGAACAAGCGCCCTGTGTATCCATGATAATCTCTATTACCTTTCCTTCAAACCGGGAAAACATGTTGGTGATAGAGCGCGCGTTTTGCGTATGAGGCCTACAATTGCCGGTCTCGAATTTAACAACTCCATGAGAACCGGCAAAGTGGGTTCCGGTGATCAGGGATATATTTATTGTGCGCCAGGGCAGTATCTGGCGACATTACGAGGCTCTATTCCCGCCGGATCAAATGAATTTACCATTAAAGGCTCAATGCCAGACCCGCCACTGTTTACCGTACAATACCTTACTGAAATTTTGAAAGAGAGCGGCATACCGGTCTCCAGCCAAGCCGGGAGACAGATCCACTCGCAAAAATATCACGACGAAAAACTATTGCACATGACGTATTCGCCGATCCTTTCTCATATAGTAGAAATTACCAATAAAAGAAGCATGAATCTTTATGCTGAACAGCTCTTAAAAATGGTAGCTTTTCAGGAGACAGGTGAAGGAAATACGAAAAATGGCGTAACAGTGATTAAAAAACTCCTGGGTTCTTTTGGGATAGAGAGTGATGGGTTTACCATCTATGACGGAAGTGGGTTATCGAGAAGTAATATGGCAACAGCAAAGGTTGTCGCTCAATTTTTATCAGCAATGCACAAACAAAAATTATTTGATGTATTTTACCGTTCATTTTCAATTGCCGGAGACCCTGAAACTACAGGTTCCGTAAGAAATTTTGGCATCGGAACGCCTGTCGCCCTCAATGCCAGGATGAAAACGGGGTATATGACGGGCGTACGCAGTCATTCTGGTTATATACGCACCCGTTCAGGAAGACTCGTGGCCTTCTCTCTGTTATGCAACAATTTTTCAACCTCCCTTCGGGAGATTAATAAGATTCATAAAGATGTCCTTGTACAGTTAGCGATGCTACCATAAAAACGGACTTTTAAAGCATTGTTTTTCTGTATGCAGATGAACTCAATAAGTCGTCCAGGGTGTCAATATCCACCAATTTTTTCAAAATATGGACGGATAAATCATTTTTTACTGCTTTTTTCATTGTCTGTTTGAATACCAGATGGGAACTCCATGGTATATCTTCAAACAATTCAGTCGCAACTTTTGACATGCCCAAAAGGTAGTACCCGCCATCCCTGCACGGCCCGATAACGATATCCTTCTTTTCCAGCGCGGAAAATGCTTCTTCTATAAGTGAAAAATGTATCTCAGGGCAGTCTGTTCCTATGATTACACCCTTTTTAAATCCCTTTTCATGTAAAACATATTGAAAGGCGTGACACATCC
The DNA window shown above is from Candidatus Brocadiaceae bacterium and carries:
- a CDS encoding RCC1 domain-containing protein — translated: MLTHINGFLRLCNPQVNLFPDRLFFFRYHTIAIHSDGTVWAWGHNGYGQLGNKANMDCNTSVKVKSLFKELSYITDISSGSFHSVALKSDGTVYS
- a CDS encoding TIGR04283 family arsenosugar biosynthesis glycosyltransferase; translation: MVIVVIIIKQEKDLNNPVRLIMTKKEISIIIPTLNEEKTLARCLESIAGNSDIEIIVSDGGSTDETREIIKRHKDVKVVSSLKGRGVQMNTGASYSNGEILLFLHADCIISPRALLNIGDVFQNKKIVGGAFRIKLLSDKLPYRFIETGINLRSKLFKLPYGDQGLFVKRSVFMEIGCFKKMNVCEDLDFIYRLKKRGKIAILDEKILSSVRRWEMNGIVRTTFRNQFLLASYVIRQKAFNFFIFFRK
- the dacB gene encoding D-alanyl-D-alanine carboxypeptidase/D-alanyl-D-alanine-endopeptidase — protein: MNKATFFLLIPLFFMFNSTVWGKSGIQDVVCGYQSLAALRHAQWGVYAEYADTGDTIVSLNDDKSLAPASVLKVITTGSSLVSLGKNFRFKTALYYDGEISEKGVLQGNIYVVGGGDPTLGSDQVPGSLALDELMKVWVDAVKKKGILRINGKLVADATLFDEKTIPDFWYWGDVGNYYGAGTSALCIHDNLYYLSFKPGKHVGDRARVLRMRPTIAGLEFNNSMRTGKVGSGDQGYIYCAPGQYLATLRGSIPAGSNEFTIKGSMPDPPLFTVQYLTEILKESGIPVSSQAGRQIHSQKYHDEKLLHMTYSPILSHIVEITNKRSMNLYAEQLLKMVAFQETGEGNTKNGVTVIKKLLGSFGIESDGFTIYDGSGLSRSNMATAKVVAQFLSAMHKQKLFDVFYRSFSIAGDPETTGSVRNFGIGTPVALNARMKTGYMTGVRSHSGYIRTRSGRLVAFSLLCNNFSTSLREINKIHKDVLVQLAMLP
- a CDS encoding TIGR04282 family arsenosugar biosynthesis glycosyltransferase — translated: MNTSQGVLDGKKDNALIVFIKYPEPGQVKTRLAKDIGNEKACSLYMRLVCDVIKNIFNNNKTYDICIFFSPPEREKELKQWLTVDAIFQTQKGFNLGERMCHAFQYVLHEKGFKKGVIIGTDCPEIHFSLIEEAFSALEKKDIVIGPCRDGGYYLLGMSKVATELFEDIPWSSHLVFKQTMKKAVKNDLSVHILKKLVDIDTLDDLLSSSAYRKTML